A window of Prolixibacter sp. SD074 contains these coding sequences:
- a CDS encoding zinc metallopeptidase — MIWIIFIGFALLSWLVSYQLKSRFKAYGKIPTANGMSGRDVAEQMLRDHGIQGVKIGTVSGQLSDHYNPANKTVNLSHDVYYGHSIAAAAVAAHECGHAVQHADAYEWLGLRSKLVPIVSATSKYTMWILLAGIFTVQRFPAILLFGIILFGLTTLFSFITLPVEINASSRALAWLKTTGITTTQTQGKAQDALKWAAYTYVVAALASLATLFYYILIFIGARR; from the coding sequence ATGATTTGGATTATTTTTATCGGATTTGCACTTTTGAGCTGGTTGGTCAGTTACCAGTTGAAAAGCCGGTTTAAAGCGTACGGAAAAATTCCTACCGCTAACGGAATGTCCGGGCGTGATGTAGCAGAACAGATGTTACGGGATCACGGTATTCAGGGAGTGAAAATTGGTACGGTGTCAGGTCAATTGAGCGACCATTACAATCCGGCCAACAAAACCGTAAACCTGAGCCACGATGTATATTACGGGCACAGTATCGCAGCAGCAGCAGTTGCCGCTCATGAATGCGGGCACGCCGTTCAGCATGCAGACGCTTATGAATGGTTAGGGCTGCGTTCAAAACTGGTCCCGATTGTGAGTGCCACCTCGAAGTACACCATGTGGATTTTGCTGGCCGGCATTTTTACGGTTCAGCGTTTTCCGGCCATTCTGTTGTTTGGTATTATCCTGTTTGGATTGACCACGCTGTTTAGTTTTATTACCCTTCCGGTAGAAATTAATGCCAGCAGTCGTGCACTGGCCTGGTTGAAGACGACCGGCATTACGACTACCCAAACACAGGGAAAAGCACAAGATGCATTGAAATGGGCTGCGTACACTTATGTGGTAGCTGCACTAGCTTCATTGGCCACCCTGTTTTATTACATCCTGATATTCATAGGGGCGCGAAGATAA
- a CDS encoding TonB-dependent siderophore receptor, with the protein MDKTTGKRQAPEVVTFKKWGRKGYSVFCSLHKVVRIGSLGVMYFLHAIPSNAATNLLDARRDTLDLTKDVHQVDEVVVRAQRAPVTFSQVARAVTVIGKDEIEAAPVQSIQDLLEYALNVDVRQRGNFGVQADVSIRGGSFDQVLILLNGINITDPQTGHHNLNLPISLDAVERIEILEGPASRVYRANAFSGAINIITGTSDHSNLKVRAAGGQHGYYNGGLSGTWVTKHMKNFMAADYRKSDGYINNTDFNIGEGFYQGKIMTNAGNLEIQTGYTNRGFGANSFYTPAYPNQYERIKTIFASAKMKTGKVVHFTPSVYWRRNQDRFELFRGMVDAPSWYTQHNYHLTDVYGTSLNAWFTSPLGKTAFGSNFRSENIWSTVLGKEMDKPINVPGEDGIRFTKSDSRTNFSMFLEHSAYLKSWTFSGGLVTNWNSQLGMKWNLYPGANMSWNFSKIARWYASVNKSLRMPTFTDLYYSSPTNVGNPDLKPEEATVLESGIKLEQKGLTGHVSLFHRWGKNMIDWVRQPDETVWHAENLTKINTDGVEFAARINPKELFGKKTFIHSIDVSYAWMNQNKQSGIYASRYVLDYMKNKLDIGISHAIWNHVGANWQFSYQDRNGAYTRWTGTSYGEEVSYKPFWLADARLYWKRKGTNIYMGISNLLDKTYYDFGNLAQPGRWIRFGIIRQIDF; encoded by the coding sequence ATGGACAAAACAACTGGCAAGCGCCAGGCACCCGAAGTGGTGACGTTTAAAAAGTGGGGCAGGAAAGGGTACTCGGTCTTTTGTAGCCTGCACAAAGTAGTGCGTATAGGCTCGCTGGGGGTGATGTATTTTTTGCATGCCATACCTTCGAACGCCGCAACCAATCTGTTGGATGCCCGCCGCGATACCCTCGATCTGACAAAAGACGTTCATCAGGTGGATGAGGTAGTGGTGCGTGCGCAACGTGCCCCTGTAACCTTCTCACAGGTGGCTCGTGCCGTTACCGTTATCGGGAAGGACGAGATTGAGGCTGCCCCGGTCCAGAGTATCCAGGATCTTTTAGAGTATGCATTAAATGTTGATGTACGACAACGTGGTAATTTTGGCGTTCAGGCCGATGTCAGCATCCGCGGTGGTTCTTTCGACCAGGTTCTCATCCTGCTTAACGGCATCAACATCACCGACCCGCAAACGGGTCACCACAATTTAAATCTCCCCATCAGCCTCGATGCTGTCGAACGCATCGAAATCCTCGAAGGGCCCGCATCCCGGGTTTACAGAGCCAACGCCTTTAGCGGAGCCATCAACATCATCACCGGGACCAGTGATCATTCGAATTTGAAAGTGCGCGCTGCAGGCGGACAGCACGGCTATTATAATGGTGGTTTGTCGGGTACCTGGGTTACGAAACACATGAAAAACTTCATGGCAGCTGATTACCGAAAATCCGATGGTTATATCAACAACACGGATTTCAATATCGGTGAGGGATTCTACCAGGGGAAAATCATGACCAATGCAGGTAACCTGGAAATCCAGACCGGTTACACCAACCGTGGATTTGGTGCCAATAGCTTCTATACGCCTGCTTATCCCAATCAGTACGAGCGCATTAAAACTATTTTCGCGTCAGCGAAAATGAAAACCGGCAAGGTAGTGCATTTTACACCTTCGGTTTATTGGCGGCGAAATCAAGACCGTTTTGAGCTTTTTCGCGGTATGGTTGATGCGCCTTCGTGGTACACACAACACAATTATCACCTGACCGATGTGTACGGAACCAGCCTGAATGCCTGGTTTACTTCCCCGTTAGGGAAAACAGCATTTGGTTCCAACTTCCGGAGTGAGAACATCTGGAGTACCGTGTTGGGAAAAGAGATGGACAAGCCAATTAATGTTCCGGGAGAAGATGGAATCCGGTTTACGAAATCCGATTCCCGGACCAACTTCAGTATGTTCCTGGAGCATTCGGCCTACCTAAAAAGCTGGACGTTTTCGGGCGGACTGGTGACTAACTGGAATTCGCAGCTGGGAATGAAATGGAATTTGTACCCCGGAGCCAATATGAGTTGGAACTTCAGCAAGATAGCCCGTTGGTATGCATCCGTGAACAAGTCACTGCGAATGCCAACCTTTACCGATTTATATTACAGCAGTCCGACAAACGTCGGAAATCCCGATTTAAAACCGGAAGAAGCTACAGTGTTGGAATCAGGAATAAAATTGGAACAGAAAGGTTTAACAGGCCATGTTTCGTTGTTTCACCGGTGGGGGAAAAACATGATTGATTGGGTCCGTCAACCCGACGAGACAGTTTGGCATGCTGAAAACCTGACCAAAATAAACACCGATGGGGTAGAGTTCGCGGCACGAATCAATCCCAAAGAGTTATTCGGAAAGAAGACTTTTATTCATTCCATCGATGTTTCGTATGCATGGATGAACCAGAATAAGCAGAGCGGAATTTATGCTTCCAGGTATGTACTGGATTACATGAAAAACAAGCTCGACATCGGTATTTCACATGCCATCTGGAATCACGTTGGTGCCAACTGGCAATTCTCTTACCAGGATAGAAACGGCGCCTACACCCGTTGGACAGGGACCAGCTATGGTGAAGAAGTTAGCTACAAGCCATTTTGGCTGGCCGATGCCCGTTTATATTGGAAGAGAAAAGGAACCAACATATACATGGGAATCTCCAATTTGTTGGATAAAACCTATTACGATTTTGGGAATCTCGCACAACCGGGGCGCTGGATTCGGTTTGGGATAATACGGCAAATCGATTTCTGA
- a CDS encoding DUF5606 domain-containing protein: MLKGILAISGQPGLFKVVSEGKNNIIVESLLNGKKMPAFASSKISSLEDIAIYTLQEDVPLKDVFKNIIKKENGGKAISHKASTQELTNYFAEVLPDYDRDQVYISDIRKVIQWYNLLQEKELLNDDEEVEDEEAAKSEASEDDSKK, from the coding sequence ATGTTAAAAGGAATTTTGGCGATTTCCGGACAGCCCGGACTTTTTAAAGTAGTATCCGAAGGAAAAAATAACATCATTGTCGAATCGTTGCTGAACGGAAAAAAGATGCCGGCATTTGCCAGCTCTAAAATCAGTTCATTGGAAGATATTGCCATTTACACTTTACAGGAAGACGTTCCGTTGAAAGACGTTTTCAAAAATATCATCAAAAAAGAAAATGGCGGTAAAGCGATTAGTCACAAGGCATCGACCCAGGAACTTACCAATTATTTTGCCGAAGTATTGCCCGATTATGACCGTGACCAGGTATACATTTCCGATATCCGGAAGGTTATTCAGTGGTACAACCTGCTTCAGGAGAAGGAATTGCTGAATGACGATGAAGAGGTAGAAGATGAAGAAGCAGCAAAATCTGAAGCATCGGAAGACGACAGCAAAAAATAA
- a CDS encoding phosphoribosylaminoimidazolesuccinocarboxamide synthase, giving the protein MSSKAITRTDFNFPGQKSVYKGKVRDVYNINDDYLVMIVSDRISAFDVVLPEGIPYKGQVLNQIASKFLDATSDIVPNWKIATPDPMVTVGHMCEPFKVEMVIRGYLTGHAWREYRDGKRSLCGVPLPEGMKENQKFAQPLLTPTTKADEGHDEDISREEILVKGLVSEEDYVLLEKYTHELFQLGTEMAAEKGLILVDTKYEFGKKNGQIYLIDEIHTPDSSRYFYADGYEERLANGEKQKQLSKEFVRQWLIENGFQGQDGQKVPEMNEEFVNQVSNRYIELFEKITGDTFQKAEANDVAARIQDNVTSYIKQTLS; this is encoded by the coding sequence CGACGATTACCTTGTAATGATTGTTTCCGACCGGATTTCTGCCTTCGATGTGGTGCTCCCGGAAGGCATTCCTTACAAAGGACAGGTTCTGAACCAGATCGCATCTAAATTTTTGGATGCAACTTCGGACATTGTTCCGAACTGGAAAATCGCGACTCCTGACCCAATGGTCACTGTTGGACATATGTGTGAGCCTTTCAAAGTAGAGATGGTCATTCGTGGTTACCTGACGGGGCACGCCTGGCGCGAGTACCGTGATGGAAAGCGCTCGTTGTGCGGCGTTCCTCTCCCGGAGGGAATGAAAGAAAATCAGAAATTTGCTCAACCACTCCTCACTCCTACAACCAAAGCCGACGAAGGCCATGATGAGGATATTTCCCGTGAGGAAATTTTGGTTAAGGGACTGGTAAGCGAGGAAGACTACGTGTTACTTGAGAAATATACGCACGAATTATTTCAGCTGGGAACCGAAATGGCGGCCGAAAAGGGGCTGATTTTGGTAGATACCAAGTATGAATTCGGTAAGAAAAATGGTCAGATTTACCTGATTGACGAGATTCATACACCGGATTCATCACGCTATTTTTATGCTGATGGCTACGAAGAAAGATTGGCCAATGGCGAAAAGCAAAAGCAACTGTCGAAAGAATTTGTGCGTCAGTGGTTAATCGAAAATGGTTTCCAGGGACAGGATGGCCAGAAAGTTCCGGAGATGAACGAAGAGTTTGTCAACCAGGTTTCCAACCGATACATTGAGCTGTTCGAGAAAATTACCGGTGATACGTTTCAAAAAGCCGAAGCCAACGACGTTGCCGCTCGTATTCAAGACAATGTAACGAGCTACATTAAGCAAACGCTCTCATAA